Proteins from a single region of Procambarus clarkii isolate CNS0578487 chromosome 62, FALCON_Pclarkii_2.0, whole genome shotgun sequence:
- the LOC138354394 gene encoding clumping factor B-like produces MTHHQSLVHESSPGSVSDHDSSPESVSDRDSSPESVSDRDSSPESVSDRDSSPESVSDRDSSPESVSDRDSSPESVSDRDSSPESVSDRDSSPESVSDRDSSPESVSDRDSSPESVSDRDSSPESVSDHDSSPESVSDHDSSPESVSDRDSSPESVSDRDSSPESVSDRDSSPESVSDRDSSPESE; encoded by the exons ATGACTCATCACCAGAGTCT GGTTCATGAGTCATCACCAGGGTCCGTGAGTGACCATGACTCATCACCAGAGAGCGTGAGTGACCGTGACTCATCACCAGAGAGCGTGAGTGACCGTGACTCATCACCAGAGAGCGTGAGTGACCGTGACTCATCACCAGAGAGCGTGAGTGACCGTGACTCATCACCAGAGAGCGTGAGTGACCGTGACTCATCACCAGAGAGCGTGAGTGACCGTGACTCATCACCAGAGAGCGTGAGTGACCGTGACTCATCACCAGAGAGCGTGAGTGACCGTGACTCATCACCAGAGAGCGTGAGTGACCGTGACTCATCACCAGAGAGCGTGAGTGACCGTGACTCATCACCAGAGAGCGTGAGTGACCATGACTCATCACCAGAGAGCGTGAGTGACCATGACTCATCACCAGAGAGCGTGAGTGACCGTGACTCATCACCAGAGAGCGTGAGTGACCGTGACTCATCACCAGAGAGCGTGAGTGACCGTGACTCATCACCAGAGAGCGTGAGTGACCGTGACTCATCACCAGAGAGCGAGTGA